A single region of the Streptomyces sp. NBC_01803 genome encodes:
- a CDS encoding CCA tRNA nucleotidyltransferase, producing MPNDRKDTPPRQTAAGLGQVQRRAVSELLRVSPLADDLASRFQQAGFSLALVGGSVRDALLGRLGNDLDFTTDARPEDVLRIVRPWADAVWEVGIAFGTVGCRKTAPAGAADGGPKDFLLEITTYRSEAYDRTSRKPEVVYGDSLEEDLLRRDFTVNAMAVALPQKDFIDPHRGLADLAERVLRTPGTPEESFSDDPLRMLRAARFAAQLDFTVAEPVRDAMTDMADRIDIVSAERLRDELNKLLLGDHPRKGITLLVDSGLAEHVLPEVPALRLERDEHHRHKDVYEHSLTVLEQAIALETGERDLVLRLAALLHDIGKPRTRRFENDGRVSFHHHEVVGAKMVKQRMTKLKYPNEMIKDVARLVELHLRFHGYGTGEWTDSAVRRYVRDAGPLLDRLHKLTRSDCTTRNRRKALALSQAYDGLEQRIEQLKEQEELDAIRPDLNGNEIMEILGIGPGPEVGEAYRHLLELRLENGPMGREDAIAALKEWWAAQSGE from the coding sequence GTGCCGAACGACAGGAAAGACACACCGCCCCGCCAGACGGCCGCCGGTCTCGGGCAGGTGCAGCGGCGGGCCGTGAGTGAGCTGCTGCGGGTCTCCCCCCTCGCTGACGACCTCGCCTCCCGATTCCAGCAGGCCGGGTTCTCCCTGGCCCTGGTCGGCGGCTCGGTGCGCGACGCGCTGCTGGGGCGGCTGGGCAACGACCTGGACTTCACCACCGACGCCCGGCCCGAGGATGTCCTGCGCATCGTGCGGCCCTGGGCGGACGCCGTCTGGGAGGTCGGAATCGCCTTCGGCACGGTCGGCTGCCGCAAGACCGCGCCGGCCGGTGCGGCCGACGGTGGCCCGAAAGACTTCCTGCTGGAGATCACCACCTACCGGTCCGAAGCCTATGACCGGACCTCGCGCAAGCCCGAGGTCGTCTACGGCGACTCCCTGGAGGAGGACCTGCTCCGCCGGGACTTCACGGTCAACGCCATGGCCGTCGCCCTGCCGCAGAAGGATTTCATCGATCCGCACCGCGGGCTCGCCGATCTTGCCGAGCGCGTCCTGCGCACCCCCGGTACCCCCGAGGAGTCCTTCTCGGACGACCCGCTGCGCATGCTCCGCGCGGCGCGCTTCGCCGCGCAGCTCGACTTCACGGTCGCGGAGCCCGTGCGGGACGCCATGACGGACATGGCCGACCGGATCGACATCGTTTCCGCCGAGCGGCTCCGGGACGAGCTGAACAAGCTCCTCCTCGGCGACCACCCGCGCAAGGGCATCACGCTGCTCGTGGACTCCGGGCTCGCCGAGCACGTGCTGCCGGAGGTGCCCGCGCTGCGTCTGGAGCGCGACGAGCACCACCGACACAAGGACGTCTACGAGCACAGCCTGACGGTGCTGGAGCAGGCGATCGCCCTGGAGACTGGCGAGCGGGACCTGGTACTGCGGCTGGCGGCCCTGCTGCACGACATCGGAAAGCCCCGGACCCGGCGCTTCGAGAATGATGGCCGGGTCTCCTTCCACCACCACGAGGTGGTGGGCGCCAAGATGGTCAAGCAGCGCATGACCAAGCTCAAGTACCCCAACGAGATGATCAAGGATGTGGCGCGGCTGGTCGAGCTGCATCTGCGGTTCCACGGTTACGGCACGGGCGAGTGGACCGACTCCGCCGTGCGCCGCTACGTCCGCGACGCCGGTCCCCTGCTGGACCGGCTGCACAAGCTGACCCGCTCGGACTGCACGACCAGGAACAGGCGGAAGGCCCTCGCGCTCTCCCAGGCGTACGACGGGTTGGAGCAGCGGATCGAGCAGCTCAAGGAGCAGGAGGAGCTCGACGCGATCCGGCCGGACCTCAACGGCAACGAGATCATGGAGATCCTGGGCATCGGCCCCGGCCCAGAGGTCGGCGAGGCATACCGGCATCTTCTGGAACTGCGCCTGGAGAACGGCCCGATGGGCCGGGAGGATGCCATCGCCGCCCTGAAGGAGTGGTGGGCCGCCCAGTCCGGCGAGTGA
- a CDS encoding DUF6049 family protein encodes MDSRERGWRVAVSGMRVRGARRLASLLAAVIALPLLTGLAPLPSASAGAPGEELGTGHRRATISITDLGPAVPGEDDTLTIRGTITNEGDSPIIDSSVAARQGVPLSSRSAIDQAMARTGFDYDTDGLIVRGHGQDIGTIQPGMSATFSLRVPVSELALGEPGVYQLGVGLTGQTEAERWGDQVLGLGRTLLPWQPDPGAQSPQTRLTVLWPLVSTTHLTSRTDADEEQTPAFRNDDLLREISPGGRLYQLVSLGADLPVTWVIDPDLLASVDAMREEHLVETDTGLVPGTGQEEALAWLLMLEEAVRQDEVIALPFGDPDVASLAHQGMDVHGALSQFATATETSAQTVETVLVDTEPSTDFAWPVDGAIDPSIVSVATSAGATHVITRSDSLRPGDALSYTPTAARPIGGGTTAIVSDARLSTLFEGDLTRTGAAALAQQQLLAQTLAITLEAPANERSVVLAPQRMPTADQAQAMAAAIRGVRDEGDWVAFADLSEAADATPDPAANNRVPSAEEYPAELREQELSTSTFQSMRETQRTLADFLVILTDPDRVNDPFGNAIRREMSTSWRSGEEEVEEYGDSVQEGLVALTERVQLIPKSDITLSGRSATIPVTVQNNLVQDVHNLELRLVSLRQLGLEVSGAQDVRVNGGHSQSFKFTATARANGVMQLSARLYTTEDKAYGEEITFEADVTSITSEVMMVIAGGILLMVLAGIRMYSQRKRAARKSAADATGTDIGSDTGADTDGSGDESRTDTGADVSGAPPGSERLDPNE; translated from the coding sequence GTGGACTCCAGGGAACGGGGCTGGCGCGTGGCGGTGTCGGGGATGCGGGTGCGCGGCGCTCGGCGGCTGGCCTCACTACTGGCCGCGGTGATCGCCCTCCCACTGCTGACCGGGCTGGCACCCCTTCCGTCGGCGAGTGCCGGCGCGCCCGGCGAGGAGCTCGGCACCGGCCACCGACGGGCGACCATCTCCATCACCGATCTCGGCCCCGCCGTGCCCGGCGAGGACGACACCCTCACCATCCGGGGCACGATCACCAACGAGGGTGACTCCCCGATCATCGACAGCTCGGTCGCCGCCCGGCAGGGAGTGCCGCTGTCGAGCCGCTCCGCGATCGACCAGGCGATGGCGCGGACCGGCTTCGACTACGACACCGACGGTCTGATAGTGCGAGGCCATGGTCAGGACATCGGCACCATCCAGCCCGGGATGTCCGCCACGTTCTCCCTCCGCGTCCCGGTCTCCGAGCTGGCCCTGGGCGAGCCCGGCGTCTATCAGCTCGGCGTCGGGCTGACCGGGCAGACCGAGGCCGAGCGCTGGGGGGACCAGGTCCTGGGCCTGGGCCGGACCCTGCTGCCCTGGCAGCCGGACCCGGGCGCACAGTCCCCGCAGACCCGGCTCACCGTGCTGTGGCCGCTGGTCTCCACCACCCACCTCACCTCCAGGACGGACGCGGACGAGGAGCAGACCCCGGCCTTCCGTAACGATGACCTGCTCCGCGAGATCTCCCCCGGCGGCCGGCTGTACCAGCTCGTCTCGCTCGGCGCGGACCTGCCGGTCACCTGGGTGATCGACCCCGACCTGCTGGCCTCCGTGGACGCCATGCGGGAGGAGCACCTGGTCGAGACGGACACCGGCCTGGTCCCGGGCACAGGTCAGGAGGAAGCCCTCGCCTGGCTGTTGATGCTGGAGGAGGCGGTGCGCCAGGACGAGGTCATCGCTCTGCCCTTCGGCGACCCCGATGTCGCGTCGCTGGCCCACCAGGGCATGGACGTGCACGGCGCCCTGTCCCAGTTCGCCACCGCCACCGAGACGTCGGCCCAGACGGTGGAAACCGTGCTGGTGGACACCGAGCCCAGCACCGATTTCGCCTGGCCGGTGGATGGGGCCATCGACCCGTCCATCGTGTCGGTGGCCACCTCGGCGGGCGCCACGCACGTCATCACCCGCAGCGACAGCCTCCGTCCCGGCGACGCCCTGTCCTACACCCCGACCGCCGCCCGCCCCATCGGCGGCGGCACCACGGCGATCGTCTCGGACGCCCGGCTCTCCACCCTCTTCGAGGGCGACCTGACCCGCACGGGGGCCGCCGCGCTGGCGCAGCAGCAGCTCCTGGCCCAGACGCTGGCGATCACCCTCGAAGCGCCCGCCAACGAGCGCAGTGTCGTGCTGGCTCCCCAGCGGATGCCCACGGCCGATCAGGCGCAGGCCATGGCCGCCGCCATCCGCGGCGTCCGGGACGAGGGCGACTGGGTCGCCTTCGCCGACCTGTCCGAGGCGGCGGACGCCACGCCCGACCCCGCGGCGAACAACCGGGTGCCGTCCGCCGAGGAGTACCCGGCGGAGCTGCGCGAGCAGGAGCTGTCCACCAGCACCTTCCAGTCGATGCGCGAGACCCAGCGCACCCTGGCGGACTTCCTGGTGATTCTCACCGACCCGGACCGGGTGAACGACCCCTTCGGCAACGCCATCAGGCGGGAGATGTCCACTTCCTGGCGGAGCGGCGAAGAGGAGGTCGAGGAGTACGGCGACTCCGTGCAGGAGGGCCTGGTGGCCCTCACCGAGCGGGTCCAGCTCATCCCGAAGTCCGACATCACACTGTCCGGACGCAGCGCCACCATCCCGGTCACCGTCCAGAACAACCTGGTGCAGGACGTGCACAACCTGGAGCTGCGGCTGGTCTCCCTGCGGCAGCTCGGCCTGGAGGTCAGCGGGGCGCAGGACGTGCGGGTCAACGGCGGCCACAGCCAGTCGTTCAAATTCACCGCCACCGCGCGCGCCAACGGCGTCATGCAGCTCTCGGCCCGCCTCTACACCACCGAGGACAAGGCGTACGGCGAGGAGATCACCTTCGAGGCCGACGTCACGTCGATCACCTCCGAGGTCATGATGGTCATCGCGGGCGGCATCCTGCTGATGGTCCTCGCGGGCATCCGGATGTACAGCCAGCGCAAGCGCGCGGCCCGCAAGTCCGCGGCGGACGCCACGGGCACGGACATCGGCTCGGACACCGGCGCGGACACGGACGGGTCCGGGGATGAGAGCCGCACCGACACCGGTGCGGACGTCAGCGGCGCCCCGCCCGGGAGTGAGAGGCTGGACCCCAACGAGTGA